The DNA window ttagtacactatatatatagtcattattttttcttttctttttttacacatttaattttgtcaatattttgaattgggatttatttttattagggctgtcaaatgattaatcacgattaatcacatccaaaataaaagtgttgtttacataatatatgtgtgtatactgtgtatatttattatgtatatataaatacacacacataaattatatatttagaaaatatttacatgtatatacatttatatatttatattcttatattttatattatatataaatatatttaatatataaacataacatattcttcttaaatatatacatgcatgtgtgtgtatttatatatacataataaatatacacagtatacacacatatattatgtaaacaactaatttttatatttgattggaattcagttgatgtttatttgatacttttttatggttttagttttagttaacaataataacctgGATTTAATTCTGTGACTTTTATTTGTAAGCATAAATTCATGAtgatactataaaatataaaataaataattataaaataattaaatatatatatattttaaaaaaaatattacctaatcattaaattaatcaagtCTAGTCTAGTCACTCAAAGGaaattttgttttttcccctttattgATAGGTTTGATATAATTAGTAGTTTTTTGCATTTAAGCGTACAGTATATGCACGTTTATTGGGGTTGAATATCTTTGCCAGATGCATCACATGACCATAGTCTCTGTAATTCCCTCTGCAGGTGTCATGTGTGAGATTAATCTGGACGAGTGCGAGAGCAAACCATGTCAGAACGGCGGCAGGTGTGAAGATGCCATTAATGACTACTTGTGTTACTGTCCACCTCCTGCACCGGACCAGCTGCCCTGGGGCGGCCACGACTGTGACATCCCGCTGACCGGCTGTGTGCCTGACCCCTGCCAAAACAACGCCACCTGTGTGCCTTCACTGCACGGAGACCAGCATCAGCACACCTGCAGATGCCCTTCCGGTTTCCATGGTGACACATGCGAAACATCCACCACCTTCTCCGTGACAACGGGAGGTTATCTGGTCATCGAGGTCCCGCATATCAACCGGACCCGCAGGCAGGTGGGATCGCAAGGGCCCAGTGTCCAGCTGAGGTTCAGGACGACCTTGCCGGATCTAATTCTCTTCTTCCGGGGAAGCCAAGAGCACTTTTTCATACTGGAGCTAATTGGTGGAAATCTGCACTCCAGAGCCGAATCAGGAGATTTACAGTTTGCTGTGCAGTTAAGCGGGGATTTCAGCGATGGACTCTGGCACGAAGTCTCGGTTAGTGTGGATGAGAGACTAACTCTGACCTCGTTATCGGACAACATAACCAAAGTTGAGGATGGAGGTCACAACCAGCTTCTGTCCTTCCAGCCGCACGGCTTGGAGAAAGTCTACATCGGCGGGGTGCCGCAGGAGTACCTCAACCGAACCACATCCAGGACGGGATTCGTGGGCTGTTTTGAGGATCTGCTGGTGGATTCTCAGCCGGTTCTTCCCCAAAGCTTTAGCCCGCAGCCGGACGTCGAGATGGTCTGTGAGAAGAGCGACTGGTGCGGTCCGGACCCCTGCTCTGAGCGCGGCCGCTGTGTGGATCTGTGGTCAGACTACAGGTGCGACTGCCGCAGCCCGTTTCATGGACACAACTGTTCAGAAGGTGAGGCTCCTGTTAAATAACAGCTTTCTGGAGTAAATGTGCCTATTATGTGACTTTTATTTGTGAACTTGAATGCTTATGTAATTGATGTGCCTCTACTTTGAAATGTAACGTGAATTtataatttcaattcaaaatattgttttgattttttttcttttgcagaaaaagatcaaaataacatgttttcatttgttgtgATTGAAAATCAGGATTATTCCACCAAATAGGCATTTTGTAACTCTTCTGAAGTTAAAACATTGGTATTGGTGTTGTCTGAACATGAATATTAACATGTCTGAAAACATGGCATCTTTTTGACCAGTTATTTTGACCAATTGTCAAAAtggctacatttttatttaaaatttggaaGAAATGTAGTCAGAATCagacaaaaattgcattttactcaAACACATAACTATAAATCGTAAATCCAGAGACCTGAGAATTTTCAAGTGGTCTCTCAATTtttgtataagtgtgtgtgtgtgtgtatatatatatatatatatatatagatagatagatagatagatagataaatacattattatatgtatatatgcttaggtaatttatttaaaaatatgtaatgtagttaattttatatatactgcatatataccAGTGgtactttaaattaattttaatttaatataatttttggtcAGAGGGGTTCTGACAAAATAAAGTTTGTGAATGATAATCATCACTGAGAATTGAGAgagaattaaaatttatttagaaataccAAAATGCTCAAATAAAATCTGTGAACAAATAGAAATGAGAACTTTTATTAGctgtgaaaattaaaaacaaaagatctGAACAGTCCTAAAGTATTTTATCAAAtctaaattcttatttttctctcattattggggtgaaatatgaactGGGCTTGTGTGTCATGATGTTTCACACTCACACTGATGTACTGTCTTTCTCCACAGAGTTCACTTCATGGACGTTCAGTCCCGAGCGCAACAGGAGCTTCGCTGCGTTTCCCATCATGCAGCAGCACGCCGGTGACGTGAGCGTGTCCCTGTGGCTGAAATCACGTCAGTTAAACGGCCTGGTCTTTCAGCTCCAGCGTGAGGATCAAGCTTACCTCACTGTTTTTCTGAAAAACGGCTCACTGTACATTGCGTTATACAACTCCATCAGAAAAGCCTCCAGCTTCCTAACCGATGGGGAGAAGGTCTTTGTggccattaaaaaagaaaaagactttaTATTGTTTAATCAAACGCAGCAGGTTTTTACTCCCATAGAGATGTTTGGTGTCGAGGTGGAGGCTGGAGATGTGGCGTATCTCGGTGGACTTCCCGAAGGAGAAAACGCCAGACAGTGGGGTGGATATTTTAAGGGCTGCCTGCAGGACGTCCGTATAGACGACACACAGCTGTACATGTACTCCGGCAGCATCAGCCACAAACCACAGCATCCCAGCTACTTACCCAGAAACTCCTCTAATGTGCTGGAGGGCTGTGTCGGAGACCAGACGTGTAAGGTGAGACTTACTGAATTataaccgttcaaaagtttggggtgtgtttaaagaaattaatacttttattcagagaggatgctttaaattgatcaaaagtgacagtaaagacatttataatgttacaaaatatttctgtttcaaattaatgttcttttttattcctgaaaaagaaaatgtatcagtttccacaaaaatattgggcagcacaactgttttcaacattgataatgatcagaaatgtttcttgagcagcaaatcagcatattagaatgatttctgaaggatcatggttattatagttagctaaaatcacagcaataaaaaacttttttcgttatttgaataaaatttgaaataatataaaaaatactgtttattttcatgtattacGTATACTATATTTCAGCTAGTGGCCAAGACTAGgcagttttgagttctgaaacttacgggatgtttttatagtacaatgagctcttatatgtcaaaagatcaagggaattttgatttcttagttcatgatcctttaaaaaataaataaataaataaataaatacaaaaacacagcaaatgtACTAAACCTTAACTAAAGTTtactaaatatactaaaactttactaaagttaaaatataaaaatataaactcattcaaaaatataagcaaaactataataatatctcaatacTAAAACAGCACTGCTGAAAAATCAtatagactggagtaatgatgctgaaaattcagctttgcatcagaggaataaattacatttacaatatatcCACATaggaaacagtgattttaaattgtaataatatttcacaatattactgttcttactgcatttttaatcaaatgaatgcagccttggtaagcataaaagacgtctttccaaaacataaaacagttaaGCTATTTAACGGTAGTCTACTTTTTCTGCTGATCTTTACATCCATAAACTTGTTCTTATTCACTTCTCTAGTGCTTGTCTGGTCTTCTCAGATGTGGCACAATCACAAATGCTCTTTGACTCTGTTATTGCAGATGAAGCCGTGTCAGAACGGAGGGAAATGTCAGGTCATCTGGAATGACTTTGTGTGCTCGTGTCCGCTGAACTTCTCTGGGAAGACGTGTGACACTCGTGTGTGGTGCGTCAGCGATCCGTGTGACTCTGGGACTCGATGTGTGGACTTACCTGACGGTTATGAGTGTGAGTATCTGTTCTGTTGAGGCTTCATTGTCcactgaatttttgtttttacctttagTTTTTTCtcagcattcaaaaaaaaaacagacaagcaAGATCATAGACAAAACCAAACaggtaaattagaaaaaaataaacacttatgaTTTGTCACATTTTTGAGTTGTTGGAAATACTTGTTAAGCTAATATAGTAATGGTTATTATAGTAAATTAAAACTCACACTAAAACccataaaaaacacttttgttgcttaaactaaatgttaactgaaataaaatataaaaacaaactttttatttcaactaACTGCCAAAGAGACATTTCTcatttgatgcactaaaataactagaaataaaactaaaaataatataaaagtaaattatatagatatatttaaaaaaaaacatacaaacaaattactaaaactttaaagttaaaaaaaaaatggaaatatggaaataaaaactgattaaaaactttaataaaaacagtatcttAGTGATACTAAAATATCTCATAAATTATGCTGAAGGCATAATTGTTATGCATATGAATTTTGCTTGTAATTAAACACATGATCTTTgggaaagcacacacacacacacacacacaaaattcttAATTTAAGATAGCAcattttgataatataatattaggattttgtaaaaaatatttacattttttttaaatagtattcaAAATCAAgcttcaattttttttatgagaagTACTATTGTTGAAggtttactgttttttctttttattattattttttataattattattattttcatagtGTCATTTTTGGTTAACTCTATTGAATCCAATTAGGCTCATTTGACCTAGAACCAGGGCTACTATAgtttactaaagaaaaaaagttaaccaAACTGACCAGATTAACTCAAAgtagaataataaaaaagcttatttCAGTCAAAGCAACTTTTcgcattttaatttagtttaacttgatgtactaaaataagcaaaactaaaactgaaataataataaacaaataaaaaaaaataatgaaaaaacaacaaagttactaaaatgttgtaattatttttatataagtatagtaataatttatatataaatatattatatataatatatatatatatatatatatatatatatatatatataaaaacaacaaaacaaactataatagtatctcaaagacactaaaataatactgcCCAAAACATGACAATCAAACTCagtattttaacacaaaaaataaatgtgaactatACATAAAATCAGAAGATCTGCTTTAAATGTCTGTagtttcttctgcactggaagctccttTCACCAAGACAAactccttgtgtgtgtaaacataaacACTAAAGCTCTTCTGAAAGACTTTATGACTTTCTAAAGCAGACCATCTTGATCAGATTCACGAGTGTTTACATGCAGAAAGTGCTTCACCTCAGTGTTActcatacatatttaataatctCCTGCTCACTCCAGGTTTAGCCAACGCCACGTTTGAGAGCGACGCTTTGAAGTTCAGCGCCAATGGCTCCTTGTTCCTCCCTGTGACGAGCATCTCGATGCAGCTCCGGACGCGTGAGGAGAACGGGACGCTGTTACGCGCCTCCAGCCGCCTGGAGTTCTTCTGCATGGGGCTTCTGAACTCCTCCCTGATCGTGAAGTTTCGTGACGGGAACAGTCTGGAGGTGCACGCCTTCACCAGCGACGTCCCTGTTTCTGATGGAGACTGGCACCAGGTGGAGCTCTACACGTCCAGCCCGAGGATCTCAGCGTCCCGCTGGCACCTCGCTGTGGACGGTCGATCGGCCGGATTCAGTTTGGCAGCCGCCGGCAACATGGACTTCTTCAACTCCTCCACCGTTTTGTTGGCGGAGAACTACACCGGCTGTTTGGGCGAGGTGCGGATCGGTGGCGTTTATTTACCGTTCTTTGGACACCTAGAGGAAGAAGCACCGCAAACGTCACAGTACATCCGAGTTGGTGGGATTTCGGAGCCCCGTCTGGGATGCACCAGCTCCTCCTCCTGTCTTTCTGATCCCTGCCTGAACAACGGCACCTGCACGGACCTCTTCAATCTCCTCTCCTGCGCATGTGGCCCGGGATGGACGGGTGAACGCTGCCAGGAGAACGTCGATGAGTGCGGCTGGCAGCCCTGTGTCCGCGGGACATGCCGGGACGTGCCGGGGGACTATGAGTGCCAGTGCATCCCCGGATATACTGGGAAGAACTGCCAGCTGGAGGTGCCTGAGTGCCAGGAGCATCGCTGTGAGAACGGAGGCTCATGTGTGGCTGCGGTTACAGGATACACCTGCGTCTGTCCACCTGATCACACCGGACCATTCTGCCAGTGAGTCTGACCACtaagtatatatactgtatatacagtacattttacagatttttgaaagaagttctgctcaccaaggctgcatttatttgatcaaaaatagagtaaaagcagtaaaattgtgaaatataattgcaattaaaaataactatgtgaatgtattgtaaaacctaatttattcttgtgatgcaaatctgaatcatcagcatcattacaccagtctccagtgttatctatctatctatctatctatctatctatctatctatctatctatctatctatctatctatctatctatctatctatctatctatctatctatctatctatctatctatctatctatctatctatctatctatctactgtatatatacacagtatgtgttttttaattagctggaataaacaatgttattttagtatcattgaaatactattataaattttattaatattttgtgtaataatttttattttatatttttcatttttatattttatagccttttaaaaaccatttttttattaatatggcTATATTGTTTTTGgtcgtttttatttaattaatttttattttaccaaagaaaacttaaaaaaaattattttttaacatttatttttgttaataaactatttatttttatggatttaattttagttacctCTAATAACCATGTTAGCAAGGTTTGAAAAGTCAAATATATTGTTCTAATAACACTGAAGGAGGAATACATTGAAgtatgtgtgatttttaatttatgcCATACTTATCTACTAAAAATAATAGAatcaaaaaaatgtgttaattggaataaagctgaaataaaataaaatataaacattagatgaaaaaatttaacttaaaaaaacatatatatatatatatatatatattaataacatttataatagtatttcaatgatactaaaataacattgtttatcccagctaataaaaaaacacatactgtatatatatatatatataatttattgaaatatatatatatatatatatatatatatatatatatatatatatatatatatatatatatatatatatatatatttcaataaattaccaagtttttttaaagtaattattttaacttaatttgaacttaaattatttctaatagTTTTCTAAATCAGATTAAACATGTTCATTATATATGTTGAACTGAATACGCCATATTGATCCACATTCAAGGAAAAGGAGCATGGCTTGATTGAATTTAATATCTGTGCTAAGCCAGTCGATTTGGCCAATcacactttttaaatacattttagcttTTCTACAGTAAACTTACAAATTCACACGCCGTGTAccattaaagttattttttattgtgataaCAGAGCAGCAGCAAGTGTgtgaggttgtcatggcaaccagatacattgcACACAAATTATTTGTAAAGGCTGCGCtgtctatttttgctgcgctAGCAATAGACACGTAGAATAGAATGCACTACAAACATATTTGTCAACAGAATCGCAAAGCAGACCTTTATCAAGCAAATCACAGAGTGAATTACTCACCCACAGCTCTAAAACTGTTGAACATGATTCAAGCTAAACGCACAATAGCAGGCACACAAACACTTCAAATTAGTAAATCTtagagaaaataaacatttatcattCATAGTTCTGTGTGTCTCATCCATCAGATGGCGTTTTCCTCCTCGGCAGTGTGATGTGGATTTACAGTGTGAACATGgaggcgtttgcactgatggatGGTGGGGAGCGAACTGTACCTGCAGACCGGGCTTCACCGGAGACAGGTGAGCTTCTGCAGACGTCAGCACAGGCTGATTAAATGTGCAGTTAGACTGATGACTGTCTGTGTTCCAGATGTGAAGTGGACGTAGACGAGTGTGAGTCGGACCCGTGTCGTAATGGAGGCACGTGTGTGAACAGACACAATCACTAcctttgtgagtgtgtgtccgACTTCAGCGGAGAAAACTGTGAGGATACGGTAAGTTCTTGGGTCTTGTTTATTCGGCTGCTCAGTCCTTGTGTCCTTTTGTTTCATCCATGCTCTAaagccaaaatatttttttttctgtttaaagttTTCTGAATTCCATTTGGattttttctgtattctgttttaatagtttagttaaattataataatcaaacGGTATGtctaattaattcaaattatgaaACATACAATTGAATACAATATGAAAGATTACATGTTttccattgtaattttttttaggatttccTTTTAATAGATCAATtcaattttagtaataataataataaaacatgtctgattaattgaaatcatgaaacttgttTAATTTAACAGCAGTTTATTAAACgttaaacaaaaaatgcagaaagcaaaaaaataaggaaagaaagaaagaaagaaatctgaatccagtaatattacaataaaaagaaaaaaaaaaggaatcccAAAAAGTTTTTatggaaaaaacagaatttggggtAAAATACAATAGATTTCATGGAGGCTTGAAAATCTATTGTATTTTaccccaaattctgttttttccatAAAAACTTTTTgggattccttttttttttctttttattgtaatattactggATTCAGATTTAATGGGtaaattttagtaaataaaaagcatgtctaattatttgaaattatgagacttgtttaatttaacaacagtttatgaaaagtaaaaaaataaataataataataataataataatttagggaACTTTcaaatccttttttattttcctaaattctgtgttttccattttaatttttaatgaattaatttgaatatttctggaatcaattttttaaatcaattcaatttttagtaattacaatttattaacaaaaaaaaaaaaaaaaaaaaaaagagaattttagGGCCAGATGAAATCGgttttattttccccaaatttagtgttttcctttttttttctgtagtccatcttctttctttctttctttcctttctttctttctttctttctttctttctttctttctttctttctttctttctttctttctatctatctatctatctgaattctgttttaatggtaaacttttaataattaaaaattattaattgtttattaatcttattaat is part of the Cyprinus carpio isolate SPL01 chromosome A8, ASM1834038v1, whole genome shotgun sequence genome and encodes:
- the crb2b gene encoding protein crumbs homolog 2b — translated: MVRRSDGLPVVVVVEASCVESDVCLSSPCQNNSTCTLTLNGYLCTCSFTPPIYTGEHCESLYDPCENAGCPSRCLSTPGTENYTCLCPNGFDGPNCTRNINECESNPCTGLKSYCVDGINGYSCHCPSGYSGDDCRTSVRDCAYDPCYNNATCVWAPSGYECQCAAGFRGQHCEEDIDECLSQPCRNGAICQDGIDLYQCYCVPGFQGYHCDIDINECASQPCENNGTCINGKDRYICECLIGFTGVNCEVDVDECETDPCQNGATCHDHVGLYTCECVPGYEGINCELNINECDSSPCQHGGTCLDMVNGYKCECSGTGFVGSFCEDDIPECASDPCQHGATCQEGVNQYTCLCWPGYEGVNCELDVDECEAQPCENDGVCFQRSDSRHYRVLPELDTDFSYESAAGYLCQCRAGFTGDDCSVNVNECESTPCENGGTCEDLINAFQCSCPAGFTGVMCEINLDECESKPCQNGGRCEDAINDYLCYCPPPAPDQLPWGGHDCDIPLTGCVPDPCQNNATCVPSLHGDQHQHTCRCPSGFHGDTCETSTTFSVTTGGYLVIEVPHINRTRRQVGSQGPSVQLRFRTTLPDLILFFRGSQEHFFILELIGGNLHSRAESGDLQFAVQLSGDFSDGLWHEVSVSVDERLTLTSLSDNITKVEDGGHNQLLSFQPHGLEKVYIGGVPQEYLNRTTSRTGFVGCFEDLLVDSQPVLPQSFSPQPDVEMVCEKSDWCGPDPCSERGRCVDLWSDYRCDCRSPFHGHNCSEEFTSWTFSPERNRSFAAFPIMQQHAGDVSVSLWLKSRQLNGLVFQLQREDQAYLTVFLKNGSLYIALYNSIRKASSFLTDGEKVFVAIKKEKDFILFNQTQQVFTPIEMFGVEVEAGDVAYLGGLPEGENARQWGGYFKGCLQDVRIDDTQLYMYSGSISHKPQHPSYLPRNSSNVLEGCVGDQTCKMKPCQNGGKCQVIWNDFVCSCPLNFSGKTCDTRVWCVSDPCDSGTRCVDLPDGYECLANATFESDALKFSANGSLFLPVTSISMQLRTREENGTLLRASSRLEFFCMGLLNSSLIVKFRDGNSLEVHAFTSDVPVSDGDWHQVELYTSSPRISASRWHLAVDGRSAGFSLAAAGNMDFFNSSTVLLAENYTGCLGEVRIGGVYLPFFGHLEEEAPQTSQYIRVGGISEPRLGCTSSSSCLSDPCLNNGTCTDLFNLLSCACGPGWTGERCQENVDECGWQPCVRGTCRDVPGDYECQCIPGYTGKNCQLEVPECQEHRCENGGSCVAAVTGYTCVCPPDHTGPFCQWRFPPRQCDVDLQCEHGGVCTDGWWGANCTCRPGFTGDRCEVDVDECESDPCRNGGTCVNRHNHYLCECVSDFSGENCEDTKQQQQERVPWLMVAVPLACLAVLLAAVGLVCLVLTARKKRQTEGTYSPSHQEVAGARLEMGSVLKVPPEERLI